In Nostoc sp. UHCC 0926, a single genomic region encodes these proteins:
- a CDS encoding DOPA 4,5-dioxygenase family protein, whose translation MKEDTIEITGFHAHVYFDTASRDVAARVREGLGARFDVQLGRWFDKPIGPHPKGMYQVAFLPNQFDKVVPWLMLNRQGLDILVHPDTGDAVADHAVHSLWLGEKLDLNIKFLQQLSSTLSN comes from the coding sequence ATGAAAGAAGATACTATCGAGATCACTGGTTTTCATGCTCATGTTTACTTCGATACCGCAAGTCGCGATGTAGCTGCGCGTGTACGTGAAGGATTGGGCGCTAGGTTTGATGTGCAACTTGGACGCTGGTTTGACAAGCCCATTGGGCCTCACCCAAAAGGAATGTATCAAGTTGCTTTTTTACCGAATCAGTTTGATAAAGTCGTTCCTTGGTTAATGCTCAATCGTCAGGGATTGGATATTCTTGTCCACCCTGACACAGGCGATGCTGTAGCAGACCACGCGGTTCATTCCCTATGGTTAGGAGAAAAGCTAGATTTGAATATTAAGTTTCTTCAACAGCTTAGTTCGACTTTATCCAATTAA
- a CDS encoding tetratricopeptide repeat protein has product MLETFPTSSIIPALVVVLSLSILGYFAWKTLITSDLFQKGINLAQAKDYQGAEAAFRKVISLNSTNDVVRLFLGDVLNQQGQVQEATELFQEVIRRSPKNPDAYLRLANILMQQEREEEAKSNLLQAKDLLQKQRQPEKAKKITQLLDKMSAKSEQFEVD; this is encoded by the coding sequence ATGTTAGAAACCTTTCCCACTAGTTCTATTATCCCTGCTCTTGTAGTTGTTCTCAGTCTATCAATTCTTGGCTATTTCGCTTGGAAAACTTTGATTACTTCAGACTTGTTTCAAAAAGGAATCAATCTTGCTCAAGCAAAAGATTACCAAGGCGCAGAAGCAGCGTTTCGTAAGGTGATTTCTCTCAACTCTACTAATGATGTGGTGCGCTTATTTTTGGGGGATGTTTTAAACCAGCAAGGTCAAGTACAGGAAGCAACAGAATTATTCCAGGAAGTGATTCGCCGCAGTCCGAAAAATCCTGATGCTTACTTGCGTCTAGCAAACATTCTTATGCAGCAAGAGCGAGAAGAGGAAGCCAAAAGTAACCTGCTACAAGCTAAGGATTTATTGCAAAAACAACGTCAACCTGAAAAGGCTAAAAAAATAACTCAACTGTTAGATAAAATGAGTGCTAAGTCAGAGCAATTTGAAGTTGATTGA
- a CDS encoding DUF29 domain-containing protein: MTSPYFLNDKNLYKQDFYLWTQTIAQQLKENNFNEIDIPNLIEEIESMGRSEKRELKNRLIVLLMHLLKWQYQPEKRSESWRSTISEQRICIETLLEDSPSLQPLLTEVFEDCYQKARLRASDETGIKLNFFPKESPFTLEEILKNSY; this comes from the coding sequence ATGACAAGTCCATATTTTCTCAATGATAAAAATCTCTATAAACAAGACTTTTACTTGTGGACACAAACCATTGCCCAACAGTTAAAAGAAAATAATTTTAATGAAATAGATATACCTAATCTAATTGAAGAAATTGAAAGCATGGGGAGAAGTGAAAAACGCGAGTTAAAAAATCGATTAATTGTACTATTAATGCACTTGCTGAAATGGCAATATCAACCAGAAAAACGTAGTGAAAGTTGGCGCAGTACTATTTCTGAACAACGTATCTGTATTGAAACATTATTAGAAGATAGTCCCAGTTTACAACCTCTACTTACAGAAGTATTTGAAGATTGTTATCAAAAAGCTCGTCTCAGAGCATCTGATGAAACAGGAATTAAATTAAATTTTTTTCCTAAAGAATCTCCTTTTACATTAGAAGAAATCTTAAAAAATAGTTATTAA
- a CDS encoding tetratricopeptide repeat protein: MENYIQFQLLVNSAIKVTKMLKSKNILAVAIIYLCLNNANTAFGKDVGVILSKIPDSNQAAVPQKKNAVANFEQGTNLYKQGDLKGAEAAFRKAIELEPNFVQAYITLANTLNAQGKLQQAIAQYKKALSLAPNYAEAHYNLGNALYAQGKPAEAVAEYTAGIRLDPKNPAGYNALGNTLYAQGNLEEAIAQYKQAISFDPNYVEAHYNLASAFYAQGKLTEAIADYTEAIRLDPKHAQAHTGLANAMDDQGKSEEAIAHYKKAISLVPNDAYTYYNLGITLGREQQLEEAIVNLKKAKELFQAEENKEMVEQVDQLIQKINPRTN, from the coding sequence ATGGAAAATTATATTCAATTCCAGTTACTTGTCAACTCAGCAATTAAAGTAACAAAAATGCTGAAAAGCAAGAATATACTGGCAGTAGCTATTATCTACTTGTGTTTGAACAATGCTAATACTGCCTTTGGGAAAGATGTTGGCGTTATTTTATCAAAAATTCCCGACTCAAATCAAGCAGCAGTTCCTCAGAAAAAAAACGCAGTTGCTAACTTTGAGCAAGGAACCAATCTCTACAAACAAGGAGATTTAAAAGGAGCGGAGGCGGCTTTTCGCAAAGCAATTGAACTAGAACCCAACTTTGTACAAGCTTATATTACTTTGGCAAATACTCTCAACGCTCAAGGTAAACTACAACAAGCGATCGCCCAATATAAGAAAGCCCTCAGCCTTGCTCCCAACTATGCAGAGGCTCACTATAACTTAGGAAATGCTCTCTACGCTCAAGGAAAGCCAGCAGAAGCAGTCGCCGAATATACAGCAGGCATCCGCCTCGATCCAAAAAATCCAGCAGGTTATAATGCCTTGGGAAATACTCTGTACGCTCAAGGCAACCTAGAAGAAGCGATCGCCCAGTATAAACAAGCCATTAGCTTCGATCCCAACTATGTAGAGGCTCACTATAATTTAGCAAGTGCTTTTTACGCCCAAGGCAAGCTAACAGAGGCAATCGCCGACTATACCGAAGCGATTCGCCTTGATCCCAAACATGCACAGGCTCACACGGGTTTGGCAAATGCGATGGATGATCAAGGGAAATCAGAAGAAGCGATCGCACATTACAAAAAAGCCATTAGCCTCGTACCCAACGATGCATACACTTACTATAATTTGGGAATCACTTTGGGAAGGGAACAACAGCTAGAAGAAGCGATCGTTAATCTCAAAAAAGCCAAAGAGTTATTCCAAGCTGAGGAAAACAAAGAGATGGTTGAGCAAGTTGATCAACTAATCCAAAAAATTAATCCCCGAACGAATTGA
- a CDS encoding endonuclease domain-containing protein has product MTLEEKILWQHLRANRLNGLHFRRQQIINGFIADFYCHATRLVIEVDGKIHEQQVEYDAERDKVLSARGLRLLRIKNEEVRHELDEVLMRISTACSQ; this is encoded by the coding sequence ATGACACTAGAAGAAAAAATTCTTTGGCAACATCTTCGTGCTAATCGCCTGAATGGTTTACACTTTCGCCGTCAGCAGATTATCAATGGGTTTATTGCAGATTTCTACTGTCACGCAACAAGATTAGTGATAGAAGTGGATGGCAAAATTCATGAACAACAAGTAGAATATGATGCAGAACGGGACAAAGTTTTATCAGCCAGGGGACTGCGTTTGTTGCGAATTAAAAATGAAGAAGTGAGACACGAACTTGATGAAGTTTTGATGCGTATTTCTACAGCTTGTTCTCAATAG
- a CDS encoding homogentisate phytyltransferase — protein sequence MSQSYQNSPLPDKPVQSYFHWLYAFWKFSRPHTIIGTSLSVLGLYLIAIAVSSTGFSGIPLSRVLGAWIACLCGNVYIVGLNQLEDVDIDKINKPHLPLASGEFSQQTGQLIVALTGILALVVAWLTGPFLLGMVAISLAIGTAYSLPPIRLKQFPFWAALCIFSVRGTIVNLGLYLHYSWALKQSQGIPPVVWVLTLFILVFTFAIAIFKDIPDMEGDRLYNISTFTIKLGSQAVFNLALWVITVCYLGIIIVGVLHVASVNPIFLVIAHLALLVWMWLRSLAVDLQDKSAIAQFYQFIWKLFFIEYLIFPLACLLA from the coding sequence ATGAGCCAGAGTTATCAAAACAGCCCTTTGCCAGACAAACCCGTTCAATCATATTTCCATTGGTTATACGCTTTCTGGAAATTCTCTCGCCCTCACACGATTATTGGTACAAGTCTGAGTGTGTTGGGTTTGTATTTAATAGCCATTGCTGTTTCCTCGACTGGATTTTCTGGCATTCCACTGAGTCGGGTTTTGGGTGCGTGGATTGCTTGTCTGTGTGGCAATGTCTACATTGTGGGGCTGAATCAATTAGAAGATGTTGATATTGACAAGATTAATAAGCCTCATTTACCGTTGGCATCAGGTGAGTTTTCTCAACAGACGGGCCAATTAATTGTCGCTTTGACTGGGATTTTGGCGCTAGTTGTGGCGTGGCTAACTGGGCCATTCTTATTGGGTATGGTAGCAATTAGTTTGGCCATTGGTACTGCTTATTCTTTACCGCCAATTCGCTTGAAACAGTTTCCATTTTGGGCAGCGCTGTGTATTTTTTCGGTGCGCGGCACGATTGTTAATTTAGGATTGTATTTGCACTATAGTTGGGCGCTGAAACAAAGCCAAGGAATTCCGCCTGTGGTGTGGGTGCTGACGTTATTTATCTTGGTGTTTACCTTTGCGATCGCTATCTTTAAAGATATCCCAGATATGGAAGGCGATCGCCTCTATAATATCTCTACTTTCACTATTAAACTCGGTTCGCAAGCTGTGTTTAATCTAGCTCTTTGGGTGATAACTGTCTGCTATTTGGGGATAATTATAGTTGGTGTCCTACATGTTGCCTCAGTTAACCCCATATTTCTGGTAATTGCCCATTTAGCGCTGCTAGTTTGGATGTGGTTGCGGAGTTTGGCAGTAGACTTACAAGATAAAAGTGCGATCGCTCAATTTTATCAATTTATTTGGAAACTCTTTTTTATCGAATATCTGATTTTTCCTCTCGCCTGCCTTTTGGCTTAG
- the cobA gene encoding uroporphyrinogen-III C-methyltransferase — MTQERGKVYLVGAGPGDVAYLTVKAYNLLAAAQVLVYDALVDAQLLQCVPPDCLKLDVGKRGGEPSTTQAQINKLLVKHCQQGKQVVRLKSGDPLIFGRCTSEIEALKASGCNFELVPGISSALAAPLLAGIPLTDPVLSRTFAVLTAHQPEVLDWEALSRLDTLVILMGGQHLPEIVHQLVQHGRSHLTPIAIIRWAGTPRQEIWTAQLGNILEQTTELSLSPAVIVIGEVVGLRKYLQPENIYLDEIIRQEPGETHSQVLPGNESTPTPQFMLSNFPPSSPLPLTGKTILVTRSMGQSSQFSDRLIASGATVIEMPTLEIGPPSSWEALDDAIAHLSDFDWLILTSTNGIDYFFARLIAQGKDTRALAGVKIAVVGEKTAYSLKQHSLQPDFIPPNFIADSLVENFPEKLDGKKVLFPRVESGGREVLVKELTLKGAKVIEVAAYQSCCPSGIPLEAELALQNRKVDVITFASSKTVQFFCQLTNNIFSSNFDISQFLEGVSIASIGPQTSKTCHVLFGRVDIEAEEYTLDGLTQAIITWATNS, encoded by the coding sequence ATGACTCAAGAAAGGGGCAAAGTTTACCTCGTAGGTGCTGGCCCTGGAGATGTGGCATACCTGACGGTAAAAGCTTACAATCTCTTAGCTGCTGCTCAGGTTTTAGTCTACGATGCCCTAGTAGATGCTCAATTATTGCAGTGCGTACCACCTGATTGCTTGAAGTTGGATGTCGGGAAACGCGGTGGTGAACCCAGTACAACCCAAGCACAGATTAACAAGTTACTGGTAAAGCATTGCCAACAAGGAAAACAAGTTGTCCGGCTCAAATCAGGCGATCCGTTGATTTTTGGGCGTTGCACTTCCGAAATTGAAGCGTTGAAAGCATCTGGTTGTAATTTTGAACTAGTACCAGGAATTTCCTCAGCCCTTGCAGCACCTTTGTTAGCAGGAATTCCCCTCACAGATCCGGTGTTGAGTCGCACTTTTGCAGTGCTTACAGCTCATCAACCAGAGGTTTTAGACTGGGAGGCACTCTCACGCTTAGACACACTGGTAATTTTGATGGGAGGGCAACATCTGCCAGAGATTGTCCATCAACTGGTGCAACACGGGCGATCGCACTTAACACCCATCGCGATCATCCGTTGGGCAGGAACTCCTCGTCAAGAAATTTGGACAGCGCAACTGGGCAATATTCTAGAACAAACCACCGAATTATCCCTTTCCCCGGCAGTAATTGTTATTGGCGAAGTTGTTGGGCTACGCAAGTACTTACAACCTGAGAATATATATTTAGACGAAATTATCAGGCAGGAGCCTGGAGAAACGCATTCCCAGGTTCTGCCTGGGAACGAGAGTACTCCCACACCCCAATTTATGTTAAGTAACTTCCCCCCCTCATCTCCTCTTCCCCTAACTGGCAAAACAATTCTGGTGACACGTTCAATGGGACAGTCAAGCCAATTTAGCGATCGCCTGATTGCATCAGGTGCAACAGTGATCGAAATGCCTACCTTAGAAATCGGCCCGCCCTCCAGTTGGGAAGCTTTGGATGATGCGATCGCTCATTTATCTGACTTTGACTGGTTAATTCTCACTTCTACCAATGGCATAGACTACTTTTTTGCAAGGCTAATCGCCCAAGGTAAAGATACCCGTGCCTTAGCAGGCGTCAAAATTGCCGTTGTTGGCGAGAAAACAGCCTATAGTCTCAAACAACACTCTCTCCAACCAGATTTTATTCCCCCCAACTTTATTGCCGATTCTTTAGTGGAAAATTTCCCAGAGAAACTGGATGGTAAAAAGGTTTTATTTCCCAGAGTTGAAAGCGGCGGCAGAGAAGTTTTGGTTAAGGAATTAACTCTCAAGGGAGCAAAGGTGATAGAAGTTGCCGCATATCAATCTTGTTGTCCTAGTGGTATTCCACTTGAAGCAGAGTTAGCTCTCCAAAACCGCAAGGTAGATGTGATTACCTTTGCCAGTTCTAAAACTGTACAATTTTTCTGTCAACTTACTAACAACATATTTTCCAGCAACTTTGATATTAGTCAATTCTTAGAAGGAGTTTCTATTGCCTCTATCGGGCCTCAAACCTCCAAAACTTGTCATGTTTTATTCGGACGCGTGGATATAGAAGCTGAAGAATATACTTTAGATGGTTTAACCCAAGCAATAATAACATGGGCGACAAATTCTTAG
- a CDS encoding type II toxin-antitoxin system MqsA family antitoxin: MLCDLCGSEDVKIRQITRTYSKDKNLLVIENIPVITCTHCGESYLTAEILHKIEHIKTNRKKLALRLIIVSAIVLRLLLIFQQFFDKSQRIYFKDLSNL; encoded by the coding sequence ATGCTGTGTGATCTTTGTGGAAGTGAAGATGTCAAAATCCGTCAAATTACTAGAACCTATAGTAAGGATAAAAACCTGCTAGTAATAGAAAACATTCCAGTGATAACTTGTACTCATTGCGGCGAAAGTTATTTAACTGCTGAAATTCTTCACAAAATTGAACACATCAAAACTAATCGTAAAAAACTAGCTTTAAGACTGATAATTGTATCTGCAATTGTGTTACGTCTCCTTTTGATATTTCAGCAGTTCTTCGATAAAAGCCAGCGGATCTATTTCAAGGACTTGAGCAACTTGTAA
- the cobA gene encoding uroporphyrinogen-III C-methyltransferase, whose protein sequence is MNRTMTEKSKYLGKVYLVGAGPGDPGLITLKAKGLLECADVVIYDALVSPAILAMINPQAEQINAGKRAGRHSLLQSETTQLLIEKAQDNAIVVRLKGGDPFIFGRGGEEMEELVKAGISTEVVPGITSGIAAAAYAGIPLTHRLYSSSVTFVTGHEAAGKYRPIVNWSAIAHGSETIVIYMGIHNLPYIVEQLSAAGLNLETPIALVRWGTRPEQEELIGTLETIVKQVEQTGFGAPAIAVIGQVVNMHSILSGCRPV, encoded by the coding sequence ATGAACCGCACAATGACAGAGAAAAGCAAGTATTTGGGAAAGGTTTATTTAGTAGGTGCGGGGCCAGGAGATCCAGGATTAATTACCCTGAAGGCGAAAGGTTTACTGGAATGTGCAGATGTCGTTATCTATGATGCCTTAGTGAGTCCGGCAATTCTGGCAATGATTAATCCCCAAGCAGAGCAAATTAATGCTGGTAAGCGTGCGGGGAGACATTCGTTGTTGCAGTCAGAAACAACCCAATTGCTAATTGAGAAAGCGCAGGATAATGCAATTGTGGTGCGGCTAAAGGGTGGCGATCCGTTTATTTTTGGCCGCGGTGGCGAAGAGATGGAAGAATTAGTCAAAGCTGGAATATCAACGGAAGTTGTGCCAGGTATCACATCGGGGATTGCAGCCGCCGCCTATGCAGGTATCCCTTTGACCCATCGTCTATATAGTTCATCAGTGACATTTGTTACTGGTCACGAGGCGGCAGGTAAATATAGACCGATAGTAAATTGGAGTGCGATCGCCCACGGTTCCGAAACGATTGTAATTTATATGGGAATTCACAATCTGCCTTATATTGTGGAACAATTAAGTGCGGCTGGGTTGAATTTAGAAACGCCCATTGCTTTGGTGCGCTGGGGTACACGGCCAGAACAAGAAGAATTGATTGGCACTTTAGAGACAATTGTCAAACAGGTAGAACAAACTGGATTTGGTGCGCCTGCGATCGCAGTCATTGGACAAGTAGTAAATATGCACAGTATTTTGTCTGGTTGTCGTCCAGTTTGA
- the coaE gene encoding dephospho-CoA kinase (Dephospho-CoA kinase (CoaE) performs the final step in coenzyme A biosynthesis.) encodes MSKRIIGLTGGIATGKTTVTSYLVSAYNLPILDADIYAREAVSLGSPILGAIAQRYGEQILLPDGSLNRQKLGEIIFNRQDERNWVENLIHPDVRDRFLKAIALSSSQTLVLVVPLLFEARMTDLVTEIWVVHCSQEQQLQRLIQRNHLNRKQARARISSQFSIEEKVTHADVVLDNSSTLEVLLEQVDVALKTTSKD; translated from the coding sequence ATGTCTAAACGTATAATCGGCTTAACCGGAGGTATTGCCACAGGCAAAACCACTGTCACCAGTTATTTAGTTAGCGCTTATAACCTGCCGATTTTGGATGCAGATATTTATGCTAGAGAGGCAGTATCTTTAGGTTCGCCTATTCTTGGTGCGATCGCTCAACGTTACGGCGAACAAATTTTACTACCAGATGGCAGCCTCAACCGCCAAAAGCTAGGTGAAATTATCTTTAATCGTCAAGATGAACGCAACTGGGTAGAAAATTTGATTCATCCAGATGTGCGCGATCGCTTCCTCAAAGCAATTGCCCTATCTTCCTCACAAACACTGGTGTTAGTAGTGCCTCTATTATTTGAAGCGAGAATGACTGATTTGGTTACAGAAATCTGGGTAGTGCATTGTTCTCAAGAGCAACAACTACAAAGATTAATACAACGAAACCATTTAAATAGAAAACAGGCACGAGCCAGGATCAGCAGCCAATTCTCTATTGAAGAAAAAGTGACTCATGCTGATGTCGTTTTAGATAACTCCTCCACCCTAGAAGTATTACTAGAGCAGGTAGATGTAGCCCTAAAAACTACTAGTAAGGACTAG
- a CDS encoding helix-turn-helix domain-containing protein produces MPKSVFSEEYNRFRQLLIEARKAAKLTQAELSAKLELPQSYVSKYERGERRLDLIEFLQVAQVLEIDPLAFIEELLKYQKET; encoded by the coding sequence GTGCCTAAATCAGTTTTCAGCGAAGAGTACAATCGGTTTCGCCAGCTACTTATCGAGGCCCGCAAAGCTGCCAAGCTCACTCAAGCAGAGTTGTCGGCAAAGCTAGAGCTTCCGCAATCCTATGTATCAAAGTATGAACGTGGAGAGCGTCGTCTTGACTTGATTGAATTTTTACAAGTTGCTCAAGTCCTTGAAATAGATCCGCTGGCTTTTATCGAAGAACTGCTGAAATATCAAAAGGAGACGTAA
- a CDS encoding universal stress protein, producing MFKKILVALDRSEIGQQVFEKALGLAKLTQASLMLLHVLSPEEDGSPYGPMLSNLDYYPGLSSQSFELYQKQWDTFKDQGIQMLQSFSAEANTASVTTEFTQNIGNPGRIICDLAHSYGADLIVMGRRGRSGLMELFLGSVSNYVLHHAPCSVHVVHISVTPITDEIIKKTSSNFQG from the coding sequence ATGTTTAAAAAGATTCTAGTTGCATTAGATCGCTCGGAAATAGGGCAACAAGTTTTTGAGAAGGCGTTGGGTTTAGCAAAGTTAACACAAGCTAGCTTAATGTTACTGCATGTCCTATCTCCCGAAGAAGACGGTAGTCCTTACGGGCCTATGCTGTCTAATTTAGACTACTATCCGGGATTGAGCAGTCAAAGCTTTGAATTATACCAAAAGCAGTGGGATACCTTTAAAGATCAAGGAATCCAGATGCTGCAATCTTTCTCTGCCGAAGCTAATACAGCAAGTGTAACTACGGAATTTACACAAAATATTGGTAATCCTGGTCGCATCATCTGTGATTTAGCCCATAGTTATGGTGCTGACCTAATTGTCATGGGGCGTCGGGGTCGTTCTGGGCTGATGGAACTATTTCTCGGTAGTGTGAGTAACTATGTTCTTCACCATGCTCCTTGTTCAGTGCATGTTGTACATATTTCAGTTACTCCGATAACAGATGAAATTATAAAAAAAACTTCAAGCAACTTTCAGGGTTAA